The following is a genomic window from Dermatophilaceae bacterium Soc4.6.
TGCGGTGAGATGAGGTCGCCGATGACGATCGACAGCCCGGCGGCGACCGCAGCCTGCACCGCCTGACGCGTGCTCAGGCGCCAGCGGGACGGTGACCACCTGCGGGCGCCCTCGCGGGCATGGGTCTGCTCCGCGAGCGGCGCCGAGCCGGGCAGGTTGCCAGAGAAGAGGGTGACCACCGGCTCGAACTGCGGGTCGTCCAGCACCTCGTCGCTGCGGTCCGGCCGCAGCGCCGGGTGGTCGAGCTCGTCGACCGTCTCGAGGAGCAGCACGGCGGCGGCACCGAGGCGGCGGGCCGGCACGACGCCCTCGTGCCCGTGCGACTGCAGGGCCCGCGCGTGCTCCAGCGCGACGACCGTCGGCGCCCACCCGACCGAGCCGAGCACCGCACGCACGTCGTGGCGCACCCCCTCGGGCAGGTGCGGCAGCTGGGACAGGTCGAGGACGGCACCACACACCTCGTCGAGAGCCACCTCGATGTCGACGACCCACCGCCGCATGAACCCTGGGCTCAGATGGGCCGGCAGCGAATCGGCCTGCGAGAGCTGCCCATCGAGCAGCAGCGACACCTCCGAGAGCGCCACCAGCTGCCCGCGCATCGCCCGCACAGCCTTGAGGTCGTGGGGTGAGTCGAGCACGTCGATCGCGGTCGAGATCGCCGCTCGAGCCCTCGCCCGCAGGGCTGTCACGGTGCGGGTCAACGCCACACCGGGGTCCACCCGCAGCACGGTGACGAGCAGCACGCCGACCCAGCCGGTGGCAAGCACGATCGCCGCGACCATGAACGGCAGCGCGGCCACCGGGGGGTCGAGGAAGAGGGAGAAGAAGAAGGCCTGCCAGCCGAGGAACCCGAGGGTGAACCAGCGCGGGCCGAAGCGGCGCAGCCACACCGCGACGAAGGTGACGACGGTGAAGGCCACCAGCCCCAGCACGTGGACCTGGGCCGTGGTCACCCCCACGACCGCCCCGAGCGCTGCGGCGACCGCGCCACTGGCCACGGTGACCACTGCCGTGCGTCGGTCGCTCTCGCGCACGGAGGTCGACAACGGCATCGCGACGACGGCTCCGAGCAGGATGCCGAGCAGGCCGGTCTGGGACGAGGCACCCACGAGCCGCACGAAGACGGCCTCGACCGCCACGGTGGTCGCGACCGCCAACAGCGCGCTGACCCCCTGCCGCAGACGGGTCAGGCCGGGGTCGCTGGCGAGCACGCGGTCACGGGCGTCGCGAGCCTCCACCGAGAGCCGGCTGCGCCCCGAGACCAGCAGGTCGCGGGAACGGGCACTCGCGGGGCTGCTCACCCTCGCACTGTAGGCGTGAGGCGACGGTGCCGTGCGCGAGGGGACGGAGCTGGCGGCGCCGCTGCGACCCCGTCATCGGCATGATGGGTGACGTGACCGGCCCCGCCACACCCTGTCCGCCCGCGGCCCGCCTCGCGCTCACCGGGCGGGTGGTGGCCCCCGACGGCGTGCTCGAGCACGGGGTCGTGGTCGTCGAGGGCGACCGGGTGCTGTGGGCGGGGGTCGCCGCCGAGGTGCCCGGGCCACTGCGCGGAGGGCGGGTCCCCGCGGGCTGGGTGCCGGGCCGCACGATCCTGCCCGGCCTGGTCGACACGCACTGCCACGGGGGCGCGGGGGGCGAGTTCGGCCCGTATGCCGAGGGCGCGCGGAAGGCCGTGGAACACCACCACAGGTCAGGAAGCACCAGTGTCGTCGGCAGCCTGGTGTCGAACACCCCGGCGCGGCTGCTCGCCGGAGTCGCCACCTGCGCCGGCCTCGTGCGGGACGGCCAGCTCGCCGGCGTGCACCTCGAGGGGCCCTTCCTGTCGATCGCTCGGCGCGGTGCACAGAACCGCGACGTGCTCACCGACGTCGACCCGGCCCTGCTGGGTGCGCTCGTCGAGGCCGCCGCAGAGGCCGGCGCCGAGAGAGCGATCGTGCAGATGACCTACGCCCCCGAGCGCCCCGGTGGGGCCGGGCTACCGCGTCTGCTGGCGCACCAGAGCATCGTGCCGGCCGTCGGGCACACCGACAGCGACGTCGACACCGCCCGGGCCGCACTGCGTCTCGGGCGAGAGGTCGCACCCCGCGGAGGACGACCACTGGTGACCCACGTCTTCAACGCCATGCCGCCCCTGCACCACCGCGACCCGGGCCCGGTCGCTGCCTGCCTCGAGCGGGGTGCCGCGGGCGATGCCGTGCTCGAGGTCGTCGGGGACGGCGTGCACCTCGACGCCGGCACGGTGCGGATGCTCTTCGAGGTCGTCGGCGCCCAGGGGCTCGACCTCGTGACCGACGCGATGGCGGCCACCGGGATGGCCGACGGCCCCTCGTCGCTCGGGGGCCAGGACGTCCTCGTCTCCGCCGGGACGGCCCGACTCGCCGAGGGCGGTTCCCTCGCCGGTGGGGTGTCCACCCTGCTCGACGTCGTCCGCTGGTGCGTCGAGGAGGCCGGGGTCTCGCTGGCGGATGCCGTCACGGCCGCCGCCACCACCCCGTCGCGCACGCTGGGTCTCGATGACGTCGGGCGCCTGGCCCCCGGGACCTTCGCCGACCTGGTGGTGGTCGACGGCGACCTTCGCCCCCTCAGCGTCATGCGCCGGGGCGCCTGGCTCTGATCAGGACTAGCATCGCCCGATGTCACGCGAGCGCACGGGGTCGGCCGAGCATCCGCCGGGTGCTGCCGGCGACACCGCGGGCCTCGGGGACGACCGCCGGTGACCGGCTGCTGCACTCCCGACCGCCACCAGAGCCTCGGCACCGAGACGGCAGCTGGCCCGGGTCCTGCGGTGGCGCCCGGGGCGCCCCCTGCGCCGCGCACCCCGGCCGCGATCACCCGGCTCCTCGCCTCGGGTGAGCTGCGGCCGGGCAGTCCGCCCGACGACCTCGTGGACGTGCCCGCAGGGGCCTTCCGGATGGGGAGCGAGGCCGAGCACGCGATCACCGCCGACGGCGAGGGACCGGTCCGGCTCGTCACCACCGCCGCCTACCGGATCGCCGCCGCCACGGTGACCAACGAGCAGTTCGCCGAGTTCGTCGACCACACCGGCTACCTCACCGAGGCACAGACCTATGGCTGGTCCTTCGTCTTCGCCGGGCTGCTCGGGCCCCGGGACGAGCCGCACGTCGTGCCGGGGACGGTGCCCGGCGCTCCCTGGTGGCGAGCCGTGCGCGGAGCCACCTGGTGCACCCCCACCGGCCCGGACTCCGGGGTCGACGACCGGCTCGACCATCCCGTCGTCCACGTCACCTGGGAGGACGCCTCGGCCTACTGCCGATGGCGGGGGCTGCGCCTGCCCACCGAGGCGGAGTGGGAACGGGCCGCCCGCGGAGGTCTCGACCAGGCGACCTACCCGTGGGGGGACGACCTCGTCCCGCCAGGCGGGCGCCGCATGAACGTCTGGCAGGGCTCGTTCCCTGACGCCGACACCGCGGGCACAGCGCCGGTGACGGCGTACCAGCCCAACGCCCTGGGTCTGTGGAACACCACGGGCAACGTCTGGGAGTGGACGGCCGACTGGTTCTCTCCACGGTGGCACCGGGCCGCCAAACCGCAGACCAGGCACGACCCGCGGGGCCCGTCACTGGGCACCGGGCGCGTGGTCCGTGGGGGTTCCTACCTGTGCCACGCGTCCTACTGTCACCGATACCGGGTCTCGGCCCGCACCCAGACCACCCCGGACTCGTCGCTGGGGCACACCGGGTTCCGGGTCGTAGCCGACGGTGTCGGCCCCTGAGCCGGCGGCCACCCCCGCGCGGACGAGCCGGTCAGCGAGACCATCCGGCCGGGCCGGTCCGCAACACCTTGCCCGTGGGGTTGCGAGGCAGCTGGTCGACGAAGTGCACGTCACGGCGTACGGCGATGCGGGCCAACCTGCTGCGGACGAGCTCGCGCACGAGGTCGCCTGGCCCCCTTGGGGGTGCCGGTCGTGCCCGAGGTGAGCACGATCATCCGGCTGTGAGGGGGCTTTAGCGGCAGGGACAGACCGGTGTTGAGCAGGACGACGTCGGCCCCGATCTTGCCGGCCGCGCACCTCACCTGGATGGGGGCCCGCCCGTTGCGCCACAGAAGGCCCACGGGTGCGCCCGGTCCGGCACCCCGATCCGTGAGTGCCCGGGCCAGGGCGTCGGTCGTCCTCTCGAGCTCGGCGTAGGTCAGCTCGCCGTCGTCGTCGACGACCGCGGGACGGGCAGGAAGGGGGGTGCCAGCGTTGCCCACCTCGTTGCCATAGCGGCAGTCTGGCAGGGCCCTCTCCGCTCCACGCGGCACTCGGGGTGTGGCCTGGACCACCCTGCTCACCGCAGCCGGGCTCCTCGTCGCCTCGCCCCTCATGGCGGTCGAGGCCAGGCGCTCGCAGCCCGGGCAGAGCGCCTCGGTCGGGGTGGGCGGTCCACCGGAGCCCGAGGGTGCGACATGATCGGGAGGTGCCCCCACCAAGCAGAGCACTGCGCCCCCACCCACCCACGTTCGACAGCAGGAGAGCCCGATGAGCGACAGCCCGCACCAGGAGGGCCCGGAGGTGGAGGACGCAGCCGACGCACCCACACCCGAGGAGCTCAACTACGACGGGCAGTTCTACCCTGCCCGCCCCGCGCGGCTGCGCCCGCGTGGGCGGTTGCGGCTGTTCCCGTGGCAGCGCCGCGTCCGGGGCGACGGTCCGCCTGACGGCTCCAACCCGGCCTACGTCGAGTGGCTCCAGCACGAGTCGATGCTCGCTGACGCCAAGGGTTTCGCCACCCAGTTCACCGGCCAGGGCAGCATGTGGCAGAACCCGTATGCCGACCCGGACCCGCGGGCGGCGATCGAGAAGGCTCCGGTGTGGTTCACGGCCTACCCGATCTCGATGATCACGCGCACCGGGTCGTCCTTCCTGGGGACGCTCGGTGACCCCGACCTGTGGGCGGCCTTCGCCCGCGTGGGGATCTCGGCGGTGCACACCGGGCCCGTCAAGAAGGCCGGCGGCATCTCCGGGTGGGACCTGACCCCCAGCGTGGACGGGCACTTCGACCGCATCTCCACGCAGTTCGACGAGGAGTTCGGCACCGAGGACGAGTTCCGGCTGATGTGTGACGTCGCGACCGAGCACTCCGGCACCGTCATCGACGACATCGTCCCGGGTCACACGGGCAAGGGTGCGGACTTCCGCCTGGCCGAGATGAAGGTCGACGACTACCCCGGCATCTACCACATGGTCGAGATCCCGCGGTCCGACTGGCACCTGTTGCCCAAGGTGCCGCGCGGGGCCGACTCGGCCAACCTCGACCAGGCCACCGAGGACCGCCTGTCGCGGGCGGGCTACATCGTCGGCCAGCTGCAACGGGTGATCTTCTACGCGCCGGGCCTCAAGGAGACCAACTGGTCGGCCACCGCCGCCGTGCTGGGCCCGGACGGCGAGGAGCACCGCTGGGTCTACCTGCACTACTTCAAGGAGGGACAGCCGTCGCTCAACTGGCTCGACCCGACGTTCGCGGCGATGCGGCTCGTGATCGGTGACGCCCTCCACTCCCTGAGCGACCTCGGCAGCGGCGCGCTGCGGCTCGACGCCAACGGGTTCCTCGGGGTCGAGAAGAGCGCCGAGGGTGGGCCGGCCTGGTCGGAGGGGCATCCGCTGTCCGAGGCCGCCAACCAGCTCATCGCCAGCATGGTGCGCAAGGTCGGGGGCTTCACCTTCCAGGAGCTGAACCTCTCGATCGACGACATCCGCGACACGCAGGAGCGCGGTGCAGACCTGTCCTACGACTTCGTCACGCGCCCCGCCTACCACCACGCCCTGGCCACGGCCGACACCGAGTTCCTCCGGCTGACGATGAACATCGCCCGCGACAGTCGGGTCGACACGGTGTCGCTCGTCCACGCCCTGCAGAACCACGACGAGATGACCTACGAGCTGGTGCACTTCGCGGCGGTGCACTCGGCCGACGAGTACACCTTCCGACGGTCGACCATCACCGGTGCCGAGCTGGCCATCCTCATCCGCGCGGAGCTCACGGACCGGCTCACCGGTGAGGCCGGTCCCTACAACGCGACCTTCACGCAGAACGGCATCGCGTCGACGACCGCCACCGTGATCGCCGCGTCGCTGGGCTTCACCGAGCTGGCGGCGCTCACACCCGACGACATCGAGCGCATCAAGGCGGCCCACCTGCTGCTCGCGATGTACAACGCCTGGCAGCCGGGGGTCTTCGCCCTCTCCGGGTGGGACCTCGTCGGTGCCCTCACGCTCGAGCGCAGCCAGGTGGCCGACCTGATCCGTGAGGGCGACACCCGGTGGATCCACCGCTCGGCCTACGACCTCATGGACTACCAACCGCTCGCGCACGAGTCGACGTCGAAGATGCCCAAGGGGCGGGCGCTCTACGGCGGCCTACCGGCTCAGCTCGAGGACCCGACCTCGTTCGCGTCGAGGCTGAGCCGCATCCTCGACGTCCGCGCCCGCCACGGCATCGCCACGGCCCGCCAGCTGGACGTGCCGGCCGTGTCGCACAAGGCCATGATCGTCATGATCCACGACCTGGAGCACGGACAGCAGGTCACGGTGCTCAACTTCTCCAGCGAGCCGATCTCGGGGACGGTGCTCTCCCCCACCATCGTGCCCGGCAGCGTCGTGACCGACCTGATGACCGACGAGGTCGTCGGAGAGGTCGACGACCTGCACAGCCTCCACGTCGACCTCGCCCCGCACGAGGGCAAGGCGCTGCTGCTCGTGGCTACGACCACCGCCCCCTGAGACGGGAGCGCGAGTGGCTCCGCGCGGAGCGCTCCTCGCATCGAGGTGCGCTCCACGCGGAGGGGGTCGTCTGACCTGGGTAGCGAGCTGGGCGACCTCCTCGTGGGCGGGCGGAGATCACGGCGACGGCCCGGTGAACCGCGAGTGCATCTCGTCTCCAGCGATCGCCCCAGACGTGAGCTCGAACGAGCGCGGGTGCGCGAGCAGCACGGCGATCTCGTCGCGGACGCCTCGACCTGATGACTTCCTCAGGTCAAGGGGCGCAGAGCCGATTCGTCGGATATCGCCCTTGTCCAAGTGCGTCGTGCACTAGGAGGTGTCGTGCGGTGATGGGGATGGCTCCGAAGTCCGCCGCGGTGCTGGATCTTGTGCGCTCCGGGGGCGTCCGGTCGGTCTACCAGCCGATCGTCGACCTCGACACCGGTGCCACGGTCGCCTTCGAGGCGCTGGCGCGTGGCCCGCACGGCCACCCCCTCGAGCGCCCCGACCGGATGTTCGACTCGGCGCGGGAGCACGGCTGCGTGGGCGAGCTGGACGAGGCGTGTCAGTGGTCGGCGATCACGTCGGCGGTCGCGGCCGGCCTCGGCGCACCGTGGAGCCTCTTCGTCAACGTCGAACCAGCCGCCCTCGACTGGGCCATGGTGCGGACGGACGCTGCGGCTGAGGCGGCCGGCGTGGATCGACAGCGCTACCGCGTCGACCTCGACCTGCCGATCGTGGTCGAGATCACCGAGCGCGACCTCAGCGTCGACCCCCCGTCGCTGCTGCGCTTCGTCGACCGGATCCGCGGCTGGGGCGGTGGTATCGCCCTGGATGACGTGGGGGCGGAGCGGGCGTCGTTGGCCCTCCTGCCCCTGCTGCGCCCGGATGTCATCAAGCTCGACCTCCGGGTCGTCCAGGAGCGGCCCGGTCGTGAGATCGCGGAGATCGTGGCGGCCGTCGATGCCGAGGCAGAGCGTTCTGGCACCATCGTCCTCGCGGAGGGGATCGAGACGCCCGAGCACCTCGAGCACGCGCGTGCTCTCGGTGCCCGGCTCGGCCAGGGCTGGCTCCTGGGCCGCCCCGGCCCGCTCCCCGACCTGTCCACGCTGCCCGCCCCGGCCCCCGGTGCGATCCGCGTCGAGCACCGGGCCGGGCTGGTCCGCGAGGACTCGCCGTTCACGGTCGCCGCCGCGCACTCGGACCCGCGGACTGCTCGCAAGCTCCTGCTGACCGAGATCAGCAAGCACCTCGAGAACGAGGCCCTGCATCTGGGCCGAAGTGCTGTCGTCGTCACCGCCCTGCAGCACGTGCGCTTCTTCACCCCGAGGACGGCCCGGCGGTATGAGCGCCTGGCCGACCAGGTCGCGTTCGCCGCGGTGCTCGGCGAGGACGTGCCCACTCATCCGCTGCCCGGCGTGCGCGGCGGTCCTCTCCACACCGGCGACCCTCTCCTCGGCGAGTGGGACCTCGCGGTGCTCGGTCCCCACTTCGGGGCAGCGCTGGTCGCCCGAGACCTGGGCGACAGCGGACCCGACGCGGAGCGCCGCTTCGAGTACGTCCTGACCCACGACCGCGCCGTGGCCGTCGCCGTCGCCGCCGCCCTCCTCTCCCGCGTCACCGGATAGCCGTGAGCTGGCGGCACTCGTCGCCCGGCTGCTCGCCGAGGACCCGGACGACCGGCCCCAGAGCGGCCACGAGCTGGCGCTCGTCCTCGGCGAGTGAGTGCTCAGTGCGGATAGACCGCAGCGATGGTGTCTGCCGCGAAGATCGCGAAGACCGCGCCACCGATCATGAAGGGTCCGAAGGGGATCGCGGTCTTGCGGCTGGCGGCGCCCGTCGCCATCAGGAGCACGCCGACCACGGCGCCGAAGACGAACCCCGCGGCCGCCCCCACCAGCAGGGCAGCCACCGACAGGTAGCCGAGCACGAGACCGAGCACCCCCGCCAGCTTCAGGTCGCCGGCGCCCATCCCGCCGGGGTAGGCCGCGACGAGCACTGCATACAGGGCCAGCATGGCTCCGGCGCCGAGGCCGGCACGGGCGAGGGGCCACCAGTCCCCGTCGACCCCTGCCGAGACCGCGAGCAGCGCGCCCAGCACGGGGTAGGACGGCAGGACCAGCACGTTGGGCAACCTCCGGCAGTCGAGGTCGATGGCGCCCAGAGCGACGCCCAGGGCGGCGAAGGTGAGGTAGGCGGGGAGGGCGCTGACGAGCCCGAGCTGGTCCAGCCGCCAGGCCAGCGCCACGAACAGGGTCGCGGTGCCCACCTCCACCAGCGGGTAGCGCGCACTGATCCGTGCACCGCAGTCGGCGCAGCGCCCCCGCAGGGAGAGCCATCCCCACACCGGCACGTTGTGCCGCCGGCGGATGGGCGCGTCGCAGGAGGGGCAGTGAGAGGGCGGCAGCACCAGCGACTCGCCGCGGGGCACCCGGTGGATCACGACATTGAGGAACGACCCGATGACCAGGCCCAGTGCTCCAAAGAGGAGCAGGAGGGGCGCACTCGACATGACTCCTGCGATCGGTCGGGGGAGGTGAGCGCCGCAGCACAGGGGCCCACGTCGGTGGCACCCCCTGCTGAGGTCCTCACAAAGATTCTCAACGAAGGGTACGGCGGGTGGCGGAATTCGCACACTTTGACCGTATATATGCTACCTTAATAGGACTTACCCCCACCACGCGACCCGTCGCGCACCCCCACCTCTCCAGTTCGAGCCCAGGAGGCTCCCATGTTGGTCAAGAAGCTCCAGACCCTGCGTGCCGAGCGCGAGCGCGGTGAGCACGGCTTCACCCTGATCGAGCTGCTTGTGGTCGTCGTGATCATCGGCATCCTCATCGCCATCGCCATCCCCCTCTACCTCAACTACCAGAAGGGTGCGAAGAACAGCACCGCTGCCTCCGACACCCGCAACGCCGTCGCGGCCGTCGAGGCCTGCTACGCCGAGAACTCCAACGCCTACCCGGCGAACCCCGCTGCGGCACCAGCAGCCGGAGCCGCGGTCACCCTGACGTGCGGGTCCTCGACTCAGACCCTCAACGTCAGCCCCGACAACGTCCTGACCTACAACAAGGGGACGACGGGCTACACCGTCCTGACCGTCGCCGGGAACCCCGGCACCCAGAAGTACACCTACGACAGCCTGACGGGCAAGACCACAAGCGCTCCGAAGCCCTGACCACTGACATGACCAGGTGAGGTGGGCCCGCTCAGGGCCGCTCCATCGCCGGACAACGACCTGACGGGAGACGTCACGTGTGGCACCATCAGCGCGGTAGCAGGAAGGCCCGGACGGCCGGCCGTTTCAGGATCGTCAACACCGACGGCCGCATCATCGGTCTCGACATCGGGGCCACGGCGGTCCGGGCCGCCGTCCTCACCCTCACGGTGAGCGACGAGGGCCACCCGGTGGTGGACTCCCACGGGCTGGGCCAGGCGGCCCTGCCCGTGGGAGCGGTGGTCAACGGTGCCGTCGTGGACTCGGCCGCTGTCACGGCGGCCCTCAAGGAGCTCTGGCGTGCCCACGGGTTCACGTGCCACAACGTCATCCTCGGGGTCAACAACCAGCAGGTGGTCGTCCGCGACCTCCAGATGCCGGTGCTGCCCCCCGCGCAGATGGCGATGGCGCTGCCCTTCAGGGCCCGTGACATCGTCGCCCTCCCGCTCGAGCAGGCCCTCATCGACTTCATGCCGCTGGGCGATCCCGACCCGGCCACCGGGCTCCAGGGCGGGCTCCTCGTCGCCGCTCCCCGCGCCCCCGTGCTCGGGGCCGTGCAGGCCGTGGAGCGAGCCGGTCTCCACGTCGCCCGGGTCGACCTGTCGAACTTCGCCGGCCTGCGGTCGACCGCCCGTCAGGACATGGCGGCTGAGGCGGTCAT
Proteins encoded in this region:
- the pilM gene encoding type IV pilus assembly protein PilM, translated to MWHHQRGSRKARTAGRFRIVNTDGRIIGLDIGATAVRAAVLTLTVSDEGHPVVDSHGLGQAALPVGAVVNGAVVDSAAVTAALKELWRAHGFTCHNVILGVNNQQVVVRDLQMPVLPPAQMAMALPFRARDIVALPLEQALIDFMPLGDPDPATGLQGGLLVAAPRAPVLGAVQAVERAGLHVARVDLSNFAGLRSTARQDMAAEAVIDLGAHLSALVIHHHGVPRIVRTIAQGGEVLTRSLVEAMELSRGDAEWAKIDNGLIGSHAEVVRVLTRAVRPLLAEIRSSIQYFASVSNGGQVESVALTGAAAALPGLGSLLSEQIGVPVRIVAPLEHVRHGWRGSRDAHVDDERNATAVSVGLAMGAAA
- a CDS encoding EAL domain-containing protein, translating into MAPKSAAVLDLVRSGGVRSVYQPIVDLDTGATVAFEALARGPHGHPLERPDRMFDSAREHGCVGELDEACQWSAITSAVAAGLGAPWSLFVNVEPAALDWAMVRTDAAAEAAGVDRQRYRVDLDLPIVVEITERDLSVDPPSLLRFVDRIRGWGGGIALDDVGAERASLALLPLLRPDVIKLDLRVVQERPGREIAEIVAAVDAEAERSGTIVLAEGIETPEHLEHARALGARLGQGWLLGRPGPLPDLSTLPAPAPGAIRVEHRAGLVREDSPFTVAAAHSDPRTARKLLLTEISKHLENEALHLGRSAVVVTALQHVRFFTPRTARRYERLADQVAFAAVLGEDVPTHPLPGVRGGPLHTGDPLLGEWDLAVLGPHFGAALVARDLGDSGPDAERRFEYVLTHDRAVAVAVAAALLSRVTG
- a CDS encoding FUSC family protein: MSSPASARSRDLLVSGRSRLSVEARDARDRVLASDPGLTRLRQGVSALLAVATTVAVEAVFVRLVGASSQTGLLGILLGAVVAMPLSTSVRESDRRTAVVTVASGAVAAALGAVVGVTTAQVHVLGLVAFTVVTFVAVWLRRFGPRWFTLGFLGWQAFFFSLFLDPPVAALPFMVAAIVLATGWVGVLLVTVLRVDPGVALTRTVTALRARARAAISTAIDVLDSPHDLKAVRAMRGQLVALSEVSLLLDGQLSQADSLPAHLSPGFMRRWVVDIEVALDEVCGAVLDLSQLPHLPEGVRHDVRAVLGSVGWAPTVVALEHARALQSHGHEGVVPARRLGAAAVLLLETVDELDHPALRPDRSDEVLDDPQFEPVVTLFSGNLPGSAPLAEQTHAREGARRWSPSRWRLSTRQAVQAAVAAGLSIVIGDLISPQRYYWAVIASFIAFTGTSTAGETIRKSLGRITGTVAGLVVAVALANVTAGSTVMVLASLGACIFFAFYLQAVSYTGMTFFITLMLGELYALLHTFTDSLLLLRLEETAVGAVVGIGVCVVVLPSGTRATLRVARRSFLTALADLLAACADHLEGVSGERDLIALVVRSGAAARQVVRTHQALTRGRVFGAGREALQHRISVLGSADAVARTLAARVEASPAGSSPALARACRLIEAEARRLVDLPTLITSPPRTTGEGISERVGAVLDAMPSDPATDRVRVVVRRLADSLALLTPRSS
- a CDS encoding prepilin-type N-terminal cleavage/methylation domain-containing protein — encoded protein: MLVKKLQTLRAERERGEHGFTLIELLVVVVIIGILIAIAIPLYLNYQKGAKNSTAASDTRNAVAAVEACYAENSNAYPANPAAAPAAGAAVTLTCGSSTQTLNVSPDNVLTYNKGTTGYTVLTVAGNPGTQKYTYDSLTGKTTSAPKP
- a CDS encoding prepilin peptidase produces the protein MSSAPLLLLFGALGLVIGSFLNVVIHRVPRGESLVLPPSHCPSCDAPIRRRHNVPVWGWLSLRGRCADCGARISARYPLVEVGTATLFVALAWRLDQLGLVSALPAYLTFAALGVALGAIDLDCRRLPNVLVLPSYPVLGALLAVSAGVDGDWWPLARAGLGAGAMLALYAVLVAAYPGGMGAGDLKLAGVLGLVLGYLSVAALLVGAAAGFVFGAVVGVLLMATGAASRKTAIPFGPFMIGGAVFAIFAADTIAAVYPH
- a CDS encoding amidohydrolase family protein; this translates as MTGPATPCPPAARLALTGRVVAPDGVLEHGVVVVEGDRVLWAGVAAEVPGPLRGGRVPAGWVPGRTILPGLVDTHCHGGAGGEFGPYAEGARKAVEHHHRSGSTSVVGSLVSNTPARLLAGVATCAGLVRDGQLAGVHLEGPFLSIARRGAQNRDVLTDVDPALLGALVEAAAEAGAERAIVQMTYAPERPGGAGLPRLLAHQSIVPAVGHTDSDVDTARAALRLGREVAPRGGRPLVTHVFNAMPPLHHRDPGPVAACLERGAAGDAVLEVVGDGVHLDAGTVRMLFEVVGAQGLDLVTDAMAATGMADGPSSLGGQDVLVSAGTARLAEGGSLAGGVSTLLDVVRWCVEEAGVSLADAVTAAATTPSRTLGLDDVGRLAPGTFADLVVVDGDLRPLSVMRRGAWL
- a CDS encoding formylglycine-generating enzyme family protein, whose translation is MTGCCTPDRHQSLGTETAAGPGPAVAPGAPPAPRTPAAITRLLASGELRPGSPPDDLVDVPAGAFRMGSEAEHAITADGEGPVRLVTTAAYRIAAATVTNEQFAEFVDHTGYLTEAQTYGWSFVFAGLLGPRDEPHVVPGTVPGAPWWRAVRGATWCTPTGPDSGVDDRLDHPVVHVTWEDASAYCRWRGLRLPTEAEWERAARGGLDQATYPWGDDLVPPGGRRMNVWQGSFPDADTAGTAPVTAYQPNALGLWNTTGNVWEWTADWFSPRWHRAAKPQTRHDPRGPSLGTGRVVRGGSYLCHASYCHRYRVSARTQTTPDSSLGHTGFRVVADGVGP
- the treS gene encoding maltose alpha-D-glucosyltransferase translates to MSDSPHQEGPEVEDAADAPTPEELNYDGQFYPARPARLRPRGRLRLFPWQRRVRGDGPPDGSNPAYVEWLQHESMLADAKGFATQFTGQGSMWQNPYADPDPRAAIEKAPVWFTAYPISMITRTGSSFLGTLGDPDLWAAFARVGISAVHTGPVKKAGGISGWDLTPSVDGHFDRISTQFDEEFGTEDEFRLMCDVATEHSGTVIDDIVPGHTGKGADFRLAEMKVDDYPGIYHMVEIPRSDWHLLPKVPRGADSANLDQATEDRLSRAGYIVGQLQRVIFYAPGLKETNWSATAAVLGPDGEEHRWVYLHYFKEGQPSLNWLDPTFAAMRLVIGDALHSLSDLGSGALRLDANGFLGVEKSAEGGPAWSEGHPLSEAANQLIASMVRKVGGFTFQELNLSIDDIRDTQERGADLSYDFVTRPAYHHALATADTEFLRLTMNIARDSRVDTVSLVHALQNHDEMTYELVHFAAVHSADEYTFRRSTITGAELAILIRAELTDRLTGEAGPYNATFTQNGIASTTATVIAASLGFTELAALTPDDIERIKAAHLLLAMYNAWQPGVFALSGWDLVGALTLERSQVADLIREGDTRWIHRSAYDLMDYQPLAHESTSKMPKGRALYGGLPAQLEDPTSFASRLSRILDVRARHGIATARQLDVPAVSHKAMIVMIHDLEHGQQVTVLNFSSEPISGTVLSPTIVPGSVVTDLMTDEVVGEVDDLHSLHVDLAPHEGKALLLVATTTAP